Genomic DNA from Anabaena sphaerica FACHB-251:
GGACGATATCCAGGTAATTTAACAGAACCTGGTGCTACAGGCACATAATCAAATTCTTCTAAAGCCACGTCTTTAGGGACATCTATCAAAACTGGTCCCGGTCTTCCCGTGCTGGCAATGTGGAACGCTTCAGCCACAATTCTGGCCATGTCTTTCGGGTCACGGACTACATAAGAATGCTTGACAATGGGTAGAGTGATGCCGTATATGTCTGTTTCTTGGAAGGCATCTGTACCAATTGCTGCTCTTGGTACTTGTCCTGTCACCACAATCATGGGAATTGAATCCATGTAGGCAGTGGCAATACCTGTCACCAAGTTAGTTGCGCCTGGTCCTGAAGTACCAAAGCATACTCCCACCTTACCAGTGGCACGGGCGTAACCATCAGCTGCATGGGACGCGCCTTGTTCGTGTCTGACTAGGATGTGCTTAATCCTGCCAGTTTCTTCTACTTTATACAGGTCATCATAAATCGGGAGAATTGCCCCACCGGGATAACCAAAAATATACTCAACGCCATGACGGAGGAGACTATCTAACAAGGCAAAACCGCCTGTTTCCCGCTTGGGAGTAACAGCAGACGAGTTGGAGTTCCGAGAGGGCTTGTGGTTTTCAGATTGTGGGAGACTGATTTGAGAAGGCGATTCTCCTGCGGAGATACTTTGTGAACGCACGGTTAACCTCAAAATATAGCTAAAATTAACGCTTAGATTCTGTATTTAGAATTTCATTTTAATTTAAAAATTCTAGCAAATGCTGAGATAATCTCTATCGATCAGTATAGAGATGGATTATGATTCTACAAGTTTTACATCACATCTTGCAAGACTCTCCGGGTATTGTGCCAAGTCCAGAAACCGATAACTGCCACAGTGAGACTCATTCCGCACAGAACTATTGATAAACCAAAAGCGTTAACTAGCTTGGTTGTAATCAGCAGGGGAGCCGATAGGGCAATATTAATGGCATGATTTTGAAAGCCAAATACCTTACCGTGCATTGCTGGGGGCGTGTGCTGTTGAATTAAAGTTTGCATTGGCACGTTGATTAGGGATGCTCCTAATCCCAAGAAAACGCACACTGCGAGAGCTAAAAAGAGATTATGAATAACAATAAACATTCCTAGTGCCAATGCCATAAATATAAAACCAATCAAAGGCAGGGGCTTACGATGTAATTTATGGCCAACGTGTCCGAGAATTCCAGCACCTAAAACCATTCCCACCCCAGCAGCTGCGACAAAAAAGCTAAAATCAGTTTGCTCTAAGTTCAGCTTTGCAGCTAATCTGATGGCTAATTCCAGTAGTGCGGCAAACACGCAGTACAACGCGACAATTTGCAACATCGCATTCCAGATGAGGCGATTTTGTTTCAGATACTGCCAGCCTTGTAAAAATTCAGTTAGGGGATTAACTACAGAGGTTTGCCTATTTTCTTTAAACTGAATCGGCAGCATGATTATGGCCGATAAAAGGTAGAAACCTCCTACTAATAGTT
This window encodes:
- a CDS encoding MFS transporter, encoding MFPTEPTAVNSGFGALLKNRNFMLLWIGQLVSQLADKVLLILMIDLLEKKYLPANLSEGTGRFYLYMAFTLPAIFFGSAGGVIVDRMPKKLIMVGSDFVRGLLTLSIPFLPRQLWILLTLNFGISTVTQFFAPAEQATIPLMVKRENLMAANALFSSTMMGALIVGYAVGTPILHWAEYLNFEFGKELLVGGFYLLSAIIMLPIQFKENRQTSVVNPLTEFLQGWQYLKQNRLIWNAMLQIVALYCVFAALLELAIRLAAKLNLEQTDFSFFVAAAGVGMVLGAGILGHVGHKLHRKPLPLIGFIFMALALGMFIVIHNLFLALAVCVFLGLGASLINVPMQTLIQQHTPPAMHGKVFGFQNHAINIALSAPLLITTKLVNAFGLSIVLCGMSLTVAVIGFWTWHNTRRVLQDVM